A single window of Cytobacillus dafuensis DNA harbors:
- a CDS encoding TetR/AcrR family transcriptional regulator, with translation MSEKILTEEKNLTQKGQETREKLLWAAEEVFGQKGYYEASIVNIAQEAKVAQGTFYNYFPSKKDIFDELIRLYSRELRSAIKEEMGQAATYEDAQRKGYQAFFNWVRNHRNLYSIVQQAVVVDQELYRWYYAKLANGFLKSLSSGMAAGEFKELDQETVAYCLMSIGQFLGMRWVYWEKQDVPEEAFDAAMTLIFEGLKKQ, from the coding sequence GTGTCAGAAAAAATCCTAACAGAGGAAAAAAATTTAACGCAAAAAGGCCAGGAAACAAGAGAGAAGTTATTATGGGCGGCAGAAGAGGTTTTTGGGCAGAAGGGATATTATGAGGCTTCCATCGTGAATATTGCTCAAGAAGCGAAGGTTGCTCAAGGGACATTTTATAATTATTTTCCTTCCAAAAAGGATATTTTTGACGAGCTCATTCGCTTGTATAGCCGTGAATTACGTTCCGCTATCAAAGAGGAAATGGGTCAGGCTGCTACTTATGAGGATGCACAGCGAAAAGGGTACCAAGCATTTTTTAATTGGGTAAGAAATCATCGGAATTTGTACAGCATTGTTCAGCAAGCAGTTGTCGTTGATCAAGAATTATATCGATGGTATTACGCAAAGCTTGCGAATGGATTTTTAAAAAGCTTGTCATCAGGTATGGCTGCAGGCGAATTTAAAGAGCTTGACCAAGAAACGGTTGCCTACTGCCTCATGTCCATTGGCCAGTTTTTAGGAATGCGCTGGGTTTATTGGGAAAAGCAAGATGTGCCTGAAGAGGCATTTGATGCTGCAATGACATTAATTTTTGAAGGGCTGAAAAAACAATAG
- a CDS encoding sugar-binding transcriptional regulator — translation MHSLIDIQKRLLPELLVVMQKRYQILQYIGLMEPVGRRSLAVSLNLTERVLRGEVEFLKSQNLIVISSQGMSLTSDGKELLDKLEHMMRELTGLNELETKLQRKLGIQKIIVVSGDSEESPWVKSELGRAAAEFMRSTLNRGNIIAVTGGSTMAAVANMLSLEFADYELQFVPARGGIGEDVKNQANTICATMADRTGSKHRVLYVPDQVSDEMYRSIIKEPEINEVLRLIKSASMVLHGIGDAMTMAKRRKTSDQEIALIQNGRAEGEAFGYYFNEAGEVVYKVQTIGLQLQDLSNIPNIISVAGGKSKAKAIAAYMNQAPKSTVLVTDEGAATELLKD, via the coding sequence ATGCACTCACTCATCGATATTCAAAAAAGATTATTGCCTGAATTGCTAGTTGTTATGCAAAAGCGCTATCAAATTCTTCAATATATCGGCTTAATGGAGCCGGTAGGGAGAAGGAGTCTTGCAGTAAGTCTAAACCTGACGGAAAGGGTCTTAAGAGGAGAAGTCGAGTTTCTGAAAAGCCAGAATCTAATCGTGATTTCAAGCCAAGGAATGAGCCTTACTTCTGATGGAAAGGAGCTGCTGGATAAACTTGAGCATATGATGCGGGAATTAACAGGATTGAATGAATTAGAAACTAAACTGCAAAGAAAGCTAGGGATTCAGAAAATTATTGTTGTCTCAGGTGACAGCGAGGAGTCTCCATGGGTAAAAAGTGAATTAGGAAGAGCTGCCGCTGAATTCATGAGATCAACTTTAAATAGAGGAAATATTATTGCTGTAACTGGTGGATCGACAATGGCGGCTGTGGCAAATATGCTGTCCCTTGAATTTGCGGATTATGAATTGCAGTTTGTTCCTGCTAGAGGCGGAATTGGCGAGGATGTGAAAAATCAAGCAAACACCATTTGTGCAACCATGGCAGATCGTACAGGTTCAAAGCATAGAGTTCTTTATGTGCCTGATCAAGTTAGCGATGAAATGTACAGATCTATTATAAAAGAGCCTGAAATTAACGAGGTTCTTCGTTTAATTAAATCTGCAAGCATGGTTTTACATGGAATTGGGGACGCTATGACAATGGCAAAACGTCGTAAAACAAGCGATCAAGAGATTGCTTTGATCCAAAATGGCAGAGCAGAAGGAGAAGCGTTTGGGTATTATTTTAATGAAGCTGGAGAGGTCGTCTATAAAGTACAAACCATCGGATTACAGCTTCAGGACTTATCTAATATCCCGAATATTATTTCCGTTGCTGGAGGAAAATCAAAAGCAAAGGCTATTGCTGCTTATATGAATCAAGCGCCAAAATCGACCGTTCTTGTAACAGATGAGGGAGCAGCAACTGAATTGCTTAAGGACTAA
- the clpP gene encoding ATP-dependent Clp endopeptidase proteolytic subunit ClpP, producing MNLIPTVIEQTNRGERAYDIYSRLLKDRIIMLGSAIDDNVANSIVAQLLFLEAENPEKDITLYINSPGGSITAGMAIYDTMQYIKADVSTICTGMAASMGAFLLAAGEKGKRFVLPNSEVMIHQPLGGAQGQATEIEIAAKRILFLRDKLNTILSERTGQPLEVIARDTDRDNFMTAEKALEYGLVDKIISRNTAEEKKK from the coding sequence ATGAACCTAATCCCTACAGTTATTGAACAAACAAACCGTGGAGAACGTGCATACGATATTTACTCTCGTCTTTTAAAAGATCGTATTATCATGCTTGGAAGTGCCATTGATGATAATGTAGCAAACTCCATTGTTGCACAATTATTATTCTTGGAAGCAGAAAACCCTGAGAAAGATATTACCTTATACATTAACAGCCCAGGCGGAAGTATTACTGCTGGAATGGCGATTTATGACACAATGCAGTATATTAAAGCAGATGTATCAACGATTTGTACAGGAATGGCTGCTTCTATGGGAGCTTTCCTGCTTGCAGCTGGTGAAAAAGGCAAGCGTTTCGTTTTACCAAACAGTGAAGTTATGATCCACCAGCCATTAGGCGGTGCACAAGGTCAGGCAACTGAAATTGAAATTGCTGCTAAGCGTATCCTATTCCTTCGCGACAAACTAAACACTATTCTATCAGAGCGCACAGGCCAGCCATTAGAAGTCATCGCAAGAGATACAGACCGTGACAACTTCATGACTGCTGAAAAGGCATTAGAATACGGTTTAGTAGACAAAATTATTTCACGCAATACAGCAGAAGAAAAAAAGAAATAA
- the rpoN gene encoding RNA polymerase factor sigma-54 — translation MNLQAGLWQQQTLKLTMTQELTQAIALLQYNAQELSAFLENKALENPLLQIESNHVQAMDPRFDRTKPAKKKIEKDKQNWIEQIGRNELYLEEHLKAQLDFNLLNAEGEKVFNYLVDCLDENGYLRVELEEIALRFHISEEEVFQTLKLLQGLEPAGIGARNLHECILLQLKRLEKRNPLAEEIIENHFSAFAEKKWKDITKILGIKMTDIQEVFDYVQTLNPRPASSFQHEKSAYIIPDVVIDWDGNSFFVSVFDEALPKISFNNEYYKQFSSNKDKQVKRFLQDNQQDYYWIMRSIEQRKETLSKVSLKIVEKQQEFFIKGPSYISPMTMKEIADELEIHESTVSRAVREKYAQTPFGTFELRSFFSSTIKTTSDENTSSKQVKTIISKMIEGENKQRPLSDQEIVQLLKEKEGMVVSRRTIAKYRDQLGIPSSSKRKRYD, via the coding sequence ATGAATTTACAGGCTGGGTTATGGCAGCAGCAGACATTAAAGTTAACGATGACTCAGGAGCTGACTCAGGCAATAGCCTTGCTGCAATATAATGCGCAGGAGCTTTCTGCATTCCTTGAAAATAAAGCTTTAGAAAATCCCTTATTGCAAATTGAATCCAATCATGTTCAGGCAATGGACCCCCGCTTTGATCGTACAAAACCAGCGAAAAAAAAGATTGAAAAAGATAAACAAAATTGGATCGAACAAATCGGCAGGAATGAACTATATCTAGAAGAGCACTTAAAGGCTCAGCTTGATTTTAATCTTCTTAATGCTGAAGGAGAAAAGGTATTCAACTATCTTGTTGATTGTTTGGATGAAAACGGTTACTTGCGAGTAGAGCTGGAGGAAATCGCTCTTCGCTTTCATATTTCGGAAGAGGAAGTCTTTCAAACTCTTAAGCTATTACAGGGATTGGAGCCAGCTGGAATTGGTGCCCGTAATTTGCATGAATGCATTCTTCTGCAGCTAAAGAGGCTAGAGAAGAGAAATCCCTTAGCGGAAGAAATAATAGAGAATCATTTCAGTGCTTTCGCGGAGAAGAAGTGGAAAGACATTACCAAAATTCTTGGGATTAAAATGACGGATATTCAAGAGGTTTTTGACTATGTTCAAACATTAAATCCAAGACCTGCCTCCTCTTTTCAGCACGAAAAATCGGCCTATATCATTCCAGATGTTGTCATTGATTGGGATGGGAATTCTTTTTTTGTCAGTGTTTTTGATGAAGCTTTACCGAAGATAAGCTTTAATAATGAATACTACAAACAATTTTCCTCCAATAAAGATAAACAGGTTAAACGCTTTTTACAGGACAACCAACAAGATTATTATTGGATTATGAGAAGCATAGAGCAGAGAAAAGAAACATTATCCAAGGTTTCTTTGAAAATTGTTGAAAAGCAGCAGGAATTTTTCATCAAGGGACCTTCCTATATAAGTCCGATGACTATGAAGGAAATTGCTGATGAGCTGGAAATTCATGAATCAACGGTGAGCAGGGCTGTTCGGGAAAAATATGCTCAAACCCCTTTTGGCACTTTTGAATTGAGATCCTTCTTTTCAAGCACGATTAAAACCACTTCTGACGAGAATACTTCATCAAAGCAAGTCAAGACGATCATAAGCAAAATGATTGAAGGAGAAAATAAGCAAAGACCTTTATCAGATCAAGAGATTGTACAATTGTTAAAAGAAAAGGAAGGGATGGTTGTTTCAAGGAGAACGATTGCGAAGTATCGTGATCAGCTTGGCATCCCATCATCTTCAAAAAGAAAAAGATACGATTGA
- a CDS encoding glutaredoxin family protein — MNQSTLVLYTRNRCPLCDKAKNILLELQEEWDFLYTEADIDQSDELTEKYGLMIPVVEIDGVEVQYGQIDKQSIIEVFSEKRKS, encoded by the coding sequence GTGAATCAAAGTACCCTTGTGCTCTATACGCGGAACCGCTGTCCTTTATGTGATAAAGCCAAAAACATACTATTGGAATTACAAGAAGAGTGGGATTTTCTTTATACTGAAGCAGATATTGATCAAAGTGATGAACTGACTGAAAAATATGGACTTATGATTCCCGTTGTCGAAATTGATGGTGTAGAAGTCCAATATGGCCAGATAGATAAGCAATCTATTATAGAAGTGTTTTCAGAAAAAAGAAAAAGTTAA
- the gpmI gene encoding 2,3-bisphosphoglycerate-independent phosphoglycerate mutase translates to MSKAPVALIILDGFGLRDEQKGNAVTQAKKPNYDRYWNSYPHATLTACGEAVGLPEGQMGNSEVGHLNIGAGRIVYQSLTRVNVAIREGKFEKNETFLKAMDHVKKNGTSLHIMGLLSDGGVHSHINHLYALLHLAAEEGVEKVYVHGFLDGRDVGPKTAEGYIKAAEEKMKEYGVGKFATISGRYYSMDRDKRWERVEKSYRSMVYGEGPTYSNAIDLVEDNYSHGIFDEFVIPSVITQENGEPVATIQDNDAVIFYNFRPDRAIQISNTFTNKDFRSFDRGPKHPENLFFVCLTHFSETVDGYVAFEPSNLDNTLGEVLSQNGLKQLRIAETEKYPHVTFFMSGGREAEFPGEERILINSPKVATYDLKPEMSAYEVTEALLKEIEADKFDAIILNFANPDMVGHSGMLEPTIKAVETVDECLGKIVDLIIEKGGKAIITADHGNADEVVTLEGNPMTAHTTNPVPVILTQTGIDLRHDGILGDLAPTVLDLLGVEKPAEMTGKTLISK, encoded by the coding sequence ATGAGTAAAGCACCTGTAGCCTTAATCATCTTAGATGGCTTTGGTCTAAGAGATGAGCAAAAAGGAAATGCCGTTACTCAAGCAAAGAAGCCTAACTATGATCGTTATTGGAACTCCTATCCCCATGCCACATTAACCGCATGCGGGGAAGCAGTCGGACTCCCAGAGGGACAAATGGGAAACTCGGAGGTCGGGCATTTAAATATCGGGGCTGGACGTATCGTCTACCAAAGCTTAACAAGAGTGAACGTGGCGATTCGAGAAGGAAAATTCGAAAAAAATGAGACCTTCCTAAAAGCCATGGATCATGTAAAAAAGAATGGCACAAGCTTACATATTATGGGCTTGCTATCTGATGGCGGTGTTCATAGTCATATTAATCATCTGTATGCCCTTCTACATTTGGCTGCAGAAGAGGGTGTCGAAAAAGTCTATGTTCACGGTTTCCTAGATGGGCGTGATGTCGGCCCGAAGACAGCAGAAGGCTATATAAAAGCTGCTGAGGAAAAAATGAAGGAATACGGTGTCGGGAAATTTGCCACGATCTCAGGCCGCTATTATTCCATGGATCGCGACAAGCGCTGGGAGCGTGTTGAAAAATCTTATCGTTCTATGGTGTACGGAGAAGGTCCAACTTATTCCAATGCGATCGATTTGGTTGAGGATAATTATAGCCATGGTATTTTTGATGAGTTCGTCATTCCTTCAGTTATTACACAGGAAAATGGAGAGCCTGTTGCGACCATTCAAGATAATGATGCGGTTATATTTTATAATTTTCGTCCGGACCGGGCCATCCAAATTTCTAACACTTTTACAAATAAAGATTTCCGCTCCTTTGACAGAGGTCCTAAGCATCCAGAGAATCTTTTCTTTGTCTGCTTAACCCATTTCAGTGAAACGGTTGATGGCTATGTAGCATTTGAACCATCGAATTTGGATAATACTTTAGGAGAGGTATTATCACAAAATGGATTGAAGCAGCTGAGGATTGCTGAAACTGAAAAGTATCCTCATGTGACGTTCTTTATGAGCGGAGGACGCGAAGCAGAATTTCCAGGTGAGGAACGGATTTTGATAAATTCTCCGAAGGTTGCTACTTATGATCTAAAACCGGAAATGAGTGCTTATGAAGTGACTGAGGCATTGTTGAAAGAAATAGAAGCAGATAAATTTGATGCGATTATCTTAAACTTTGCTAATCCTGATATGGTTGGTCATTCCGGTATGCTTGAGCCAACCATTAAGGCAGTGGAAACGGTTGATGAATGTCTAGGGAAAATTGTTGATTTAATTATCGAAAAGGGCGGAAAAGCCATCATTACGGCTGATCATGGAAATGCGGATGAAGTGGTGACGCTTGAAGGAAATCCAATGACAGCTCATACAACAAATCCAGTGCCAGTCATCCTCACACAAACTGGTATTGACCTTCGTCATGATGGAATCCTTGGGGATCTCGCCCCAACCGTGCTTGATTTACTTGGCGTAGAAAAGCCAGCAGAAATGACTGGAAAGACGTTAATTAGTAAGTAA
- a CDS encoding phosphoglycerate kinase, with translation MNKKSVKDVELKGKRVFCRVDFNVPMEDGKVTDETRIRAAIPTITYLMDQGAKVILASHLGRPKGKVVEELRLTPVAGRLSELLGKDVKKADEAYGDTVKAMIEEMEQGEVLLLENVRFYPGEEKNDPELAKAFAELADIYVNDAFGAAHRAHASTEGIAHHIPAVSGLLMEKELDVLGKALSNPERPFTAIIGGAKVKDKIGVIENLLEKVDNLIIGGGLAYTFVKAKGYEIGNSLLEEDKIELAKSFMEKAEEKGVKFYMPVDAVVAEEFSQQANSKTVSIDEIPAGWMALDIGPKTAEIYSDVIQNSKLVIWNGPMGVFEWQKFAGGTRAVAESLAEANDTYSVIGGGDSAAAVEKFHLADRMSHISTGGGASLEFMEGKALPGVVALNDK, from the coding sequence ATGAACAAAAAGAGTGTGAAAGATGTAGAGTTAAAAGGGAAACGAGTTTTTTGCCGTGTAGACTTTAATGTGCCGATGGAGGATGGAAAAGTAACGGATGAAACTCGAATTCGTGCAGCAATTCCTACTATTACATATTTAATGGACCAAGGAGCTAAAGTTATTTTAGCGAGTCATTTAGGTCGTCCGAAGGGTAAGGTTGTTGAGGAATTACGTCTTACACCAGTTGCAGGGCGTTTATCCGAGCTTCTTGGCAAGGATGTAAAAAAAGCGGATGAAGCGTATGGCGATACAGTTAAAGCCATGATCGAGGAAATGGAGCAAGGAGAAGTGCTTCTTCTAGAAAATGTTCGCTTCTATCCTGGTGAGGAAAAAAATGATCCAGAATTAGCAAAAGCTTTTGCTGAATTAGCGGATATCTATGTGAATGATGCTTTCGGTGCAGCACACCGTGCACATGCTTCAACAGAAGGGATTGCGCACCATATCCCTGCTGTATCAGGACTATTAATGGAAAAGGAATTGGACGTACTAGGGAAAGCCCTTTCAAATCCAGAGCGCCCATTCACAGCGATCATTGGCGGAGCGAAAGTAAAGGATAAAATCGGCGTTATTGAAAATCTTCTTGAAAAAGTAGATAACTTAATTATTGGCGGCGGTTTAGCTTATACATTTGTGAAAGCGAAAGGCTATGAAATTGGGAACTCTCTTTTAGAAGAGGATAAAATTGAATTAGCGAAATCCTTTATGGAAAAAGCTGAAGAAAAGGGCGTTAAATTTTACATGCCTGTCGATGCGGTTGTTGCTGAGGAATTTTCACAGCAAGCGAATTCTAAAACAGTTTCCATCGATGAGATTCCAGCTGGATGGATGGCTCTTGATATCGGTCCGAAAACGGCTGAGATTTATAGCGATGTTATTCAAAACTCTAAGCTTGTCATTTGGAATGGACCTATGGGTGTGTTTGAATGGCAAAAGTTTGCTGGTGGAACGAGAGCAGTGGCGGAAAGCTTAGCAGAAGCAAATGATACATATTCTGTCATTGGCGGGGGAGACTCTGCAGCGGCTGTTGAAAAATTCCATTTAGCAGATCGTATGAGTCATATTTCTACTGGCGGCGGTGCGTCATTAGAGTTTATGGAAGGAAAGGCCTTACCTGGTGTTGTTGCTTTAAATGATAAATAA
- a CDS encoding nuclease-related domain-containing protein: MIAKERSIPLRILATESSLRRLPQNFDTRPLIEKDLSKRRKGYLGEVATDYYVNKLPNKEYTIFRNLRLQNGQEYFQLDTLMISSSFALILESKNIGGTLYFDSKFKQLIRFINDNEEGFLDPITQAERQKRELRKWLLDKNISIPIEYLIVISNPSTVIKTDSQNYQAFKTVLHAHELIDRIGKIKKSFTEEILTQKEIAKLAKTLVKNHTPEQTNVLNLFKIPRAYLMTGVQCPKCNASPMKRIYGTWFCSSCKEKDKTAHHQALLDYSLLIDSSITNQQFREFLCLSSADIAKKLLFSMNLPHSGSNKGRIYHLSSLLNGNIGHFR; the protein is encoded by the coding sequence TTGATTGCAAAGGAAAGATCCATCCCTCTCAGAATTTTAGCAACTGAATCATCATTAAGGCGTCTCCCTCAAAATTTTGATACACGGCCACTGATTGAGAAAGATCTTAGTAAAAGAAGAAAAGGCTACCTCGGCGAAGTAGCAACTGATTACTACGTCAACAAACTCCCCAATAAAGAATATACCATTTTCAGAAACCTACGCTTACAAAATGGGCAAGAATACTTCCAGTTAGATACATTAATGATTTCCTCCTCATTTGCTCTCATCCTTGAATCCAAAAATATTGGCGGCACACTCTACTTTGATTCCAAATTCAAACAGCTAATCCGCTTTATTAATGACAATGAAGAAGGATTCCTAGATCCAATTACTCAAGCTGAACGTCAGAAAAGAGAGTTGCGAAAATGGTTACTGGATAAAAACATATCTATTCCTATTGAATATTTAATTGTTATTAGCAATCCTTCAACCGTTATAAAAACAGATTCGCAAAATTATCAAGCCTTTAAAACCGTCTTACATGCTCATGAGTTAATAGATCGAATTGGGAAAATAAAAAAGTCATTTACCGAAGAGATATTAACGCAAAAAGAAATAGCAAAGCTAGCCAAAACATTAGTAAAAAACCATACTCCTGAACAGACAAATGTTTTGAATCTATTTAAAATCCCTAGAGCATACTTAATGACAGGGGTACAGTGCCCAAAATGTAATGCTTCCCCAATGAAACGTATATACGGAACTTGGTTTTGTTCCAGCTGTAAAGAAAAAGATAAAACAGCTCATCATCAAGCTTTACTAGATTATTCCCTTTTGATCGATTCTTCGATTACAAATCAGCAATTTCGTGAATTCCTTTGCCTTTCTTCAGCAGATATAGCAAAAAAATTACTATTTTCAATGAATTTACCCCATTCTGGTTCAAATAAAGGTCGCATTTACCATTTAAGTTCCCTCTTAAATGGGAATATCGGTCACTTTCGCTAA
- the eno gene encoding phosphopyruvate hydratase gives MPFIQHVYAREVLDSRGNPTVEVEVLTESGFFGRAMVPSGASTGEYEAVELRDGDKSRYLGKGVQKAVDNVNDIIAEAIVGMDVTDQVGIDRTMIELDGTENKGKLGANAILGVSMAAAHAAAESVGLPLYRYLGGFNAKQLPTPMMNIINGGSHADNNVDFQEFMIMPVGAPTFKEAIRMGAEVFHSLKKVLSGKGLNTAVGDEGGFAPNLGSNREALEVIIEAIQNAGYEPGKDIYLAMDVASSEFYNKETGKYDLAGEGRTGLTSEDMVNFYEELVNGFPIISIEDGLDENDWEGHKLLTERIGGKVQLVGDDLFVTNTKKLAQGIEQGVGNSILIKVNQIGTLTETFEAIEMAKRAGYTAVVSHRSGETEDATIADIAVATNAGQIKTGSMSRTDRIAKYNQLLRIEDELGELAVYDGLKSFYNLSK, from the coding sequence ATGCCATTTATTCAACATGTATATGCTCGTGAAGTATTAGATTCCCGTGGTAATCCAACAGTTGAGGTAGAAGTTTTAACAGAATCTGGTTTCTTTGGCCGTGCGATGGTTCCATCTGGAGCTTCAACTGGTGAGTACGAAGCAGTTGAGCTTCGGGATGGAGACAAATCCCGCTACCTTGGTAAAGGGGTTCAAAAAGCAGTTGATAATGTGAATGATATTATTGCAGAAGCGATTGTTGGCATGGACGTAACGGACCAAGTTGGAATTGACCGTACTATGATCGAATTAGATGGCACTGAAAACAAAGGAAAGCTAGGTGCTAACGCGATTCTTGGTGTATCTATGGCTGCTGCACATGCGGCTGCAGAGTCTGTTGGTCTTCCATTATACCGTTACCTTGGCGGCTTTAATGCGAAGCAGCTTCCAACTCCGATGATGAACATTATTAACGGTGGATCACATGCTGATAACAATGTGGACTTCCAAGAGTTCATGATTATGCCGGTTGGAGCTCCTACTTTTAAAGAAGCAATCCGCATGGGTGCAGAAGTATTCCATTCCTTGAAAAAGGTTTTATCAGGTAAAGGTTTAAATACAGCTGTTGGGGATGAAGGTGGATTTGCTCCAAACCTTGGATCTAACCGTGAAGCATTAGAAGTTATTATTGAAGCTATTCAAAATGCAGGCTATGAGCCAGGAAAAGATATCTATCTTGCAATGGACGTTGCTTCATCTGAATTCTATAATAAAGAAACTGGCAAATACGACCTTGCAGGTGAAGGACGCACTGGCTTAACTTCAGAAGATATGGTGAACTTCTACGAAGAGCTTGTGAACGGATTCCCGATTATCTCAATCGAAGACGGCTTAGACGAAAATGATTGGGAAGGCCATAAGCTATTAACTGAACGCATTGGCGGTAAAGTACAGCTTGTTGGGGATGACCTATTCGTAACAAATACGAAAAAGCTTGCTCAAGGCATCGAGCAAGGCGTAGGCAACTCTATCCTTATTAAAGTAAACCAAATCGGTACATTAACTGAAACATTTGAAGCAATCGAAATGGCTAAGCGTGCAGGCTACACAGCTGTTGTTTCTCACCGTTCCGGCGAAACAGAAGATGCAACCATCGCAGATATCGCTGTTGCCACAAACGCTGGCCAAATCAAAACTGGATCTATGTCCCGTACTGACCGTATCGCGAAGTACAACCAACTTCTTCGCATCGAAGACGAGCTTGGTGAATTAGCGGTTTATGATGGATTGAAGAGTTTTTATAATTTGAGTAAGTAA
- the tpiA gene encoding triose-phosphate isomerase gives MRKPIIAGNWKMHKTLPEAKAFLEEINGNIPDQEKVETVVCAPALFLESLVGYGVGIGAQNMHYEESGAFTGEISPVSLEDIGVKYVILGHSERREMFNETDEAVNKKTLAAFKFNLKPIVCVGETLEQRENGETNAFVGSQVENGLKGLSEEQVKKTVIAYEPIWAIGTGKSSTAEDANEVCAYIRQVVEKQFSKEAADAIRIQYGGSVKPANIKEYMAQPDIDGALVGGASLEAQSFLQLLEAGKNE, from the coding sequence ATGCGTAAACCAATTATTGCAGGAAACTGGAAAATGCATAAAACACTACCGGAGGCTAAAGCATTTCTAGAAGAAATCAATGGCAATATACCGGATCAAGAAAAAGTAGAAACAGTGGTATGTGCTCCGGCTCTATTTTTGGAATCCTTAGTAGGCTATGGTGTTGGAATTGGTGCTCAAAATATGCACTATGAGGAAAGCGGTGCTTTTACAGGGGAAATTAGCCCAGTGTCTCTTGAGGATATCGGTGTAAAATATGTTATTCTTGGCCATTCAGAACGCCGTGAAATGTTTAATGAAACAGATGAGGCCGTGAATAAAAAGACACTAGCTGCTTTCAAGTTCAACCTAAAACCAATTGTATGTGTTGGTGAAACGCTTGAACAACGCGAGAATGGCGAAACGAATGCTTTCGTAGGCTCACAGGTTGAAAATGGATTAAAAGGCTTGTCAGAAGAACAAGTCAAAAAGACAGTCATTGCTTATGAGCCAATTTGGGCAATTGGAACAGGTAAATCTTCAACGGCTGAAGATGCGAATGAAGTTTGTGCTTATATTCGACAAGTCGTTGAAAAGCAATTTTCAAAAGAGGCTGCAGACGCAATTCGCATTCAATATGGCGGCAGTGTGAAGCCTGCGAATATTAAAGAATATATGGCACAGCCTGATATTGATGGTGCGTTAGTGGGCGGAGCTAGCCTAGAGGCGCAATCATTCCTGCAATTATTGGAGGCAGGGAAGAATGAGTAA
- the gap gene encoding type I glyceraldehyde-3-phosphate dehydrogenase: MTVKVGINGFGRIGRVVFRAALNNPNIEIVAVNDLTDANMLAHLLKYDSVHGTLKEEIVVDGEYLVVGGHKVKVLAERDPAQLGWGDLGVDVVVESTGRFTKREDAAKHLEAGAKKVIISAPASNEDITIVMGVNHEKYDAANHHVISNASCTTNCLAPFAKVLNDKFGIKRGMMTTIHSYTNDQQILDLPHKDYRRARAAAENIIPTTTGAAKAVSLVLPELKGKLNGGAVRVPTPNVSLVDLVVELEKNVTVDDINGALKEAAEGELKGILSYSELPLVSGDYNGSTSSSTIDALSTMVMEGNLAKVISWYDNETGYSYRVVDLVEYIAQKGI, from the coding sequence ATGACTGTTAAAGTTGGTATAAATGGATTTGGAAGAATTGGACGTGTAGTTTTCCGTGCAGCATTAAACAACCCGAATATCGAAATTGTTGCCGTGAATGATTTAACAGATGCAAACATGCTTGCACATCTTTTAAAATATGATTCTGTTCACGGGACATTAAAGGAAGAAATAGTAGTAGATGGTGAATACTTAGTAGTTGGCGGCCATAAAGTAAAAGTACTTGCTGAACGTGATCCTGCTCAGCTGGGCTGGGGAGATCTAGGGGTGGACGTAGTTGTTGAATCAACAGGCCGCTTTACAAAACGTGAGGATGCAGCGAAGCATTTAGAAGCTGGCGCGAAAAAAGTAATCATCTCTGCACCAGCATCAAATGAAGATATTACGATCGTAATGGGTGTAAACCATGAAAAATATGACGCAGCCAATCATCATGTCATCTCAAACGCATCATGTACAACAAACTGTTTAGCGCCATTTGCTAAAGTTTTGAATGATAAGTTCGGAATTAAGCGTGGAATGATGACAACCATCCATTCCTATACAAATGATCAACAAATTCTTGATTTACCGCATAAGGATTACCGCCGTGCTCGTGCAGCTGCTGAGAATATTATTCCAACAACAACTGGAGCGGCAAAGGCAGTTTCCCTTGTGCTGCCTGAGCTAAAGGGAAAATTAAATGGAGGAGCGGTTCGAGTTCCAACTCCAAATGTTTCTTTAGTAGATTTAGTTGTTGAACTTGAAAAAAATGTAACAGTTGATGACATAAATGGAGCATTGAAAGAAGCGGCAGAGGGCGAATTAAAAGGCATTCTAAGCTATAGTGAATTGCCGCTCGTCTCTGGAGATTATAATGGAAGCACAAGCTCATCAACTATTGACGCTCTTTCCACAATGGTCATGGAAGGCAATTTGGCAAAAGTAATCTCCTGGTATGACAATGAAACAGGCTATTCTTACCGAGTTGTTGACCTTGTCGAGTATATTGCTCAAAAAGGAATTTAA